A window of Nitrospirota bacterium contains these coding sequences:
- a CDS encoding HEPN domain-containing protein: MADADKKSVLVSYRLDSAKEKLKSAIDLLENGDYKDSVSRSYYAIFTAARALLATKQLDSSKHSGVIALFNQHFVKTELISADIGKLTGKAKLYREQADYGDFFVVSREEADAQIQSAKKFIAEIENVIQRMK; the protein is encoded by the coding sequence ATGGCAGACGCTGATAAAAAGAGTGTATTGGTTTCCTATCGTCTTGATAGCGCAAAGGAAAAACTCAAATCTGCCATTGACCTTCTTGAAAATGGAGATTATAAAGATTCGGTAAGCAGGTCATATTATGCCATTTTCACTGCTGCAAGGGCGCTTCTTGCAACAAAACAACTGGACAGTTCAAAACACTCCGGTGTTATTGCCCTTTTCAACCAGCATTTTGTAAAAACCGAACTTATATCCGCAGATATTGGCAAGCTCACAGGAAAGGCAAAACTTTACAGAGAACAGGCAGACTACGGGGATTTTTTTGTTGTTTCCAGAGAAGAGGCTGATGCGCAGATTCAGTCTGCAAAGAAATTCATTGCGGAGATAGAAAATGTTATTCAGCGGATGAAGTGA
- a CDS encoding nucleotidyltransferase domain-containing protein, with product MKIGLKYLTKIEKKVVEEFAKQVRTALGQNLIDMEIFGSKVRGDFTGDSDIDILVVVKERTLDVMDKIGDITAELALEYDMPLSPVIFSKYEYQVNRNMSSPFVLSVEAEGVRL from the coding sequence ATGAAAATCGGTCTGAAATATTTGACCAAAATAGAAAAAAAGGTTGTAGAGGAATTTGCAAAACAGGTGCGGACTGCGCTGGGACAAAATCTTATTGATATGGAAATATTCGGATCAAAAGTGAGAGGAGATTTTACCGGAGATTCGGATATAGATATACTTGTTGTTGTGAAGGAGAGGACGCTTGATGTAATGGATAAGATTGGTGATATTACCGCTGAACTGGCATTGGAATATGATATGCCCTTATCGCCTGTTATCTTTAGCAAGTATGAGTATCAAGTGAATAGAAATATGTCATCGCCATTTGTGTTGAGTGTTGAAGCAGAGGGGGTTAGATTGTAA